The sequence below is a genomic window from Streptomyces sudanensis.
GTCGACGTCGCGGGGCATGGCCAGGTCGAGGATGTCCAGCGGAGCCGTGCGGTCCGCCATGGCGGCCTCCACGGCCACGCCGGTGAGGACCAGGCCCGTCGCCCCCGTGCAGGAGACGACCACGTCGGCGCGGGTCAGCTCCTGGCCGACCTCGGCCATGCGGACGGCGCGGGCGGACACGCCCGTGCCGCCGGGCTCGGCGAGGGACCGCGCGAGGCGCTCGGCGCGCTCGACGGTGCGGTTGGCGACGACGACCTCGCCGACGCCGACCCGCGCGAGGGTCACCGCGGCGAGCGAGGACATGGAACCGGCGCCGACGACCAGGGCGCGCTTGCCCCTCGCCCACGCCGGCACGCCCCCGGCGCCGGCGGCGAGCTGCTCCAGGCCGAAGGTGACCAGGGACTGACCGGCCCGGTCGATCCCGGTCTCGCTGTGGGCGCGCTTGCCGACCCGCAGGGCCTGCTGGAACAGGTCGTTCAGCAGGCGGCCCGCGGTGTGCAGCTCCTGGGCGCGGGCGAGGGCGTCCTTGATCTGGCCGAGGATCTGGCCCTCGCCGACGACCATCGAGTCCAGGCCGCAGGCGACGGAGAACAGGTGGTGGACGGCCCGGTCCTCGTAGTGCACGTACAGGAAGGGCGTCAGCTCCTCCAGGCCGAGGCCGCTGTGCCGGGCGAGCAGCGTGGACAGCTCGGCGACGCCGGCGTGGAACTTGTCCACGTCG
It includes:
- a CDS encoding glutamyl-tRNA reductase, whose product is MSLLVVGLSHRSAPVSVLERASLDSGTQGKLLQDVLAAEPAAEAAVLATCNRIELYADVDKFHAGVAELSTLLARHSGLGLEELTPFLYVHYEDRAVHHLFSVACGLDSMVVGEGQILGQIKDALARAQELHTAGRLLNDLFQQALRVGKRAHSETGIDRAGQSLVTFGLEQLAAGAGGVPAWARGKRALVVGAGSMSSLAAVTLARVGVGEVVVANRTVERAERLARSLAEPGGTGVSARAVRMAEVGQELTRADVVVSCTGATGLVLTGVAVEAAMADRTAPLDILDLAMPRDVDAAVHGMADVRLVDIESLAEASADAPMASDVGRVRTIVSDEVAAFGAAQRAAHITPTVVALRAMAADVVATEVARLEGRLPGLDTKQRAEITRTVRRVVDKLLHAPTVRVKELAGEPGGAGYADALRTLFDLDPEAVAAVSRADLNDADVNRGRV